In Pseudodesulfovibrio profundus, the following proteins share a genomic window:
- the traD gene encoding conjugal transfer protein TraD — MASLTSQFKEKYPHMTDKEINQLVKLHNREAKAKEQQRKLRAKASKRKRKERTKLLCDLGGLVLKSGLENMDRATLLGALLAIKKSEGDSARLEAWKFAGTEAMGEKESKEVKKETSTQSEVIQKPFGQ; from the coding sequence ATGGCAAGTCTGACATCACAATTTAAGGAAAAATACCCTCACATGACTGACAAAGAAATCAATCAGCTTGTGAAACTCCACAACCGAGAAGCGAAGGCAAAAGAACAGCAAAGAAAGCTCCGAGCTAAAGCTTCAAAACGTAAACGTAAGGAACGGACAAAGCTACTCTGTGATTTGGGTGGTTTGGTTCTCAAGTCTGGACTTGAAAATATGGACCGCGCCACACTCCTCGGTGCGCTATTGGCTATCAAAAAGTCAGAAGGTGATTCGGCCCGACTTGAGGCATGGAAATTCGCCGGGACAGAAGCCATGGGCGAAAAAGAGAGTAAGGAAGTGAAAAAAGAAACTTCCACGCAGTCGGAAGTGATTCAAAAACCGTTTGGTCAATAG